DNA from Hyalangium minutum:
CAAGGTGCTCACGGGCGGCGTGGGCCGCGTGCCGGACTCGGTGGAGTCGCTGCAGAAGCCGCCTTCCGCCGTCGACTCGGCCGCCTGAGTGCTGCGATAGTCTCGCGCCTCAACACCACTGGAGAGGAACTCGATGGGTCTTGCAGAGAAGCGCGCAGTGGCGGCTTACCAGAAGGACAAGTGGCCGACGTGGCAGCAGAAGCTGAACGCCATCACTGGCTTTGAGCCCACCTACGAGATCGCGTGGGATCAGCTGGCCAAGGAGGGCTACTCGGCCGAGTACCCCACCATGTTCGACTACAACTTCTTCGAGCCCTTGGAGATCGCGCTGAAGTCGATCTGCCAGGACGACCTGGGCAAGGACGCCCTCAAGGAGAAGATCAAGAAGGTCTCCATCACCAGCACCCGGAGCTGGTGCTCGCTGGAGGTCAAGATCGAGGGCGACACGCTCAAGCTCGACGCGGATCCTTCCTATGAGCGCTCGAACGGGAGCGTGACCTCCTACGCGGACAAGATGCGCCTGGCGCTCGAGGCCGCGCTGTAGCTCCGGACTCAGCCCCGGTTCGGCTCTTGGGAGACCGGGAGCCGGACCATGCGGTCCATCAAGTGCTCAAGGGCCTTCGCTGGGTCCTCGCACAGCCCCGAGTGGAACGGGGACGTCTGAATCACGGTGCTGCGCGGCGCGATGAGCCAGTGCCACCGCTCCTTCTGAGGCAGCTGCCCAATGGGCCCCGCGGTCCGGCCTCCCGCGCAGATGCGGGGAATGGCCTCCAGGTGGGCTCTCACGCCTTCCACATCCACCTCGGGCGCGAGCGCGAGAAGGCGCCGCTCGTCCAGCTCCACCTGGGCTCCGAGGAAGCGGTGGGTGAGGCAGTAGAGGATGACGCCCGCGTTGATGAACTCGCCGCGCTCCACGCGCGGCACGACGCGGATGATGGCGTAATCAAAAGAGCTGGGCGCGGGCACGCTCCGCCTCCTCGATGAACTTCGGGGCCGCCTCGAGCCGCCCGCGCAGCCACGCCAGGTACGCCTCGCGGTGGGCCTGCGGGGTGGAGAAGGCCTCCTCGTTGCCCAGCCACGCGTCGGGGATGAGCGCCACCGTGCGCTCCAGCACCTCGGGCGTCAGCCGGGTGCGCAGCGTGGCCTCCGTCGCGCGCAGCGCCGTGGCCCAGCGCAGCAGCACATGGTCCTTGATGGGAGCGAAGGCCGTCCCCGCGCGCTCCAGGTACCCGTCCCACGAGTGGTGGAAGTACATGGACGCGCCGTGGTCGATGAGCCAGAGCGCCTTGTGCCAGTGCAGCATGTTGGGGT
Protein-coding regions in this window:
- a CDS encoding DUF3037 domain-containing protein, which gives rise to MPAPSSFDYAIIRVVPRVERGEFINAGVILYCLTHRFLGAQVELDERRLLALAPEVDVEGVRAHLEAIPRICAGGRTAGPIGQLPQKERWHWLIAPRSTVIQTSPFHSGLCEDPAKALEHLMDRMVRLPVSQEPNRG